In the genome of Drosophila kikkawai strain 14028-0561.14 chromosome 2R, DkikHiC1v2, whole genome shotgun sequence, the window TTGGTAACGTGTgccaaaatacaacaaaaaagtaGAACAGAGAGTGGGCCGGGTGGTGAGCCTAGGAAGCCTATCTAATCGTTGGGGTTCGGTGGCGATTATTTCGCCAAAAACAGTCTTCGAAGCAGTCGCATAGAATGGGTCTGACAGCTAATCTGTGCGTGGCGCTGGGCTTTGTATTTGCCATATACGTCGTTGCCCAGTTGATACACGTAATTATCCCTTGGAGGAGACCCTCAGCTGGCCAccattgatttattttctatatctaTTATCAATAGCTGGCCAAGCGTGCTCACGACTCAAGGGCTCGGATCCGTCAACAGAGACAAGCTGGTACTGTGTGTGGGATACTTGTTCAGCTAGAATTTGTCATCGCGAGTGGGCTATCAGCGTGACATTCCCAAAGTCAACTATCTTTACAACCTATCGAAATTTTATTTGGAGCTAGCAAATTGTGATACAGTGATCATTATTAAAGTGCCAATTCAAATATGAGTATTTCACAACAAAAGGGTGGCATTAAGAAGTCGTGACAATGAAAGTGAAGTGAAATGATTTGGTTTATAAGCCACTTTAAGGAAAAGTTAATCGTGAAAGAACTATAAAGTTATGGCTAATTGTGGTTAGATTGTTGATTTAAAATCCTCacattttcttgaatttttacACCAACAAGttattaacattattaacGCCATAAAATAATTCTAAGAAATCAAATAAGCAAACTGGAAAGATCCCACAGTCTTCTAAGTTTCTCTCAAACTAACCCCTTTCCTTCTTTTTACCTTCCAGACCGACAAGGTAATGTCTTTAGCACGGAGGAGCGGCCAAACAACCGCTATGGCGACATATTCTTCATTGAACCGGGCAGCGAGGAGGCCAATCGCATTCGCGATCAGCTGGAGAAGGATGAAAAGGATCTGCCCAGCTATGATGAAGTGATGCGCATGTGTAACCTGACCACACCCACCGCTGCTGCCGGTGGCGCGGGAGCTCCAGTCACAGTGCCATCACAGTCGCCGCTTGGCGATCCCGCTGCTCCCATTGGGATTGCGGCGCTTCCAGCTCCACCGTACTCGGAGACAGATCCGCATTCTCCAGTTGCCGGAGCAGCCACAGTGATCACAATGGAGCCCATCGAGCCATCCACATCCCGAGCCGCCCAGACCCCAACCAGTCCTGCCTCCgcggcagcaccagcagcgggATACCAGAGGCCCGACACCTCCATTGTCCTGGCAGCGAACGTGGCCAGCGTTTGAGGAGGACCGGGGGATATGGAACCTAAAGCATTCGTGCCGTGCCACTCTTCTGGGCCACACAGATGCCAGTTTGTGTGCGCTTTCCCTACAGAAATGAACCTGTGTGATCTTATTGAGTACATACCTAGTTAAGGGCTAGCGATTAAGTGTGAGAGCTattgtaaatacatatttatagaATCTAGGTTTGCAAATTAAAGTGAGTGAGTTAATAGAAAGTGAAATTTGGCGTTATTATGGGGGTTATTGTAATGAAACTGAATGTGTACGTGTGACGATATTCTTTGGTTAATTATATCCTTTCAGGGTAATACAAATTTAGTAAGAAGTTTGTCACGCAATGAAGGAGTCCACCCCAAAAATCCACACCAACATTTCCACACACTTAAActgcatatgtatatttgcTTTAGGCATAGTTTCACAAGATGTTAAGCTTACGGTAGACAAAttgtatttacttttataAGTTATcaatacatgtatatatatatttttttttgtattcatctTGCTTGGAGAAGTCAACAAATATACAGCTAAGCGCAGggtgaatacaataaattataGATGGACTTCAGCAAAAACTTTGTAGACTATCACATAGATAAACGGTATTCGTAGAAGCTAAGACTATTTACAGAGAATACACTAGAGTAAGATTATAATAAATAGTTGTACGTTAAATCGCAACCTAATATCCAACGGAAAATTGCACAAATGAGAAATGAGGAGAGTTGTGCATGAGTTGTCCCTACAGATTAAAGAACGATTCGAAAC includes:
- the LOC108076440 gene encoding uncharacterized protein isoform X2, coding for MAYYAIMLIGWFLIFAIVSILVRACCLCARHKPSQRGHVPGPGPNRAENRQRGRVLQSYRIDPSGVSLNTDRQGNVFSTEERPNNRYGDIFFIEPGSEEANRIRDQLEKDEKDLPSYDEVMRMCNLTTPTAAAGGAGAPVTVPSQSPLGDPAAPIGIAALPAPPYSETDPHSPVAGAATVITMEPIEPSTSRAAQTPTSPASAAAPAAGYQRPDTSIVLAANVASV
- the LOC108076440 gene encoding uncharacterized protein isoform X10, yielding MPAALSITLVFLGLLIGIFIKIAQMSARRHNRRNRQGNVFSTEERPNNRYGDIFFIEPGSEEANRIRDQLEKDEKDLPSYDEVMRMCNLTTPTAAAGGAGAPVTVPSQSPLGDPAAPIGIAALPAPPYSETDPHSPVAGAATVITMEPIEPSTSRAAQTPTSPASAAAPAAGYQRPDTSIVLAANVASV
- the LOC108076440 gene encoding uncharacterized protein isoform X8 gives rise to the protein MGLGYSLIVFAVIFGIIIMFIVMNAFKKYRMNVERIIVERANMGRDRQGNVFSTEERPNNRYGDIFFIEPGSEEANRIRDQLEKDEKDLPSYDEVMRMCNLTTPTAAAGGAGAPVTVPSQSPLGDPAAPIGIAALPAPPYSETDPHSPVAGAATVITMEPIEPSTSRAAQTPTSPASAAAPAAGYQRPDTSIVLAANVASV
- the LOC108076440 gene encoding uncharacterized protein isoform X11, whose protein sequence is MAVPLYISLIFLGLGLCALIKIAQLSARRSNQRNRQGNVFSTEERPNNRYGDIFFIEPGSEEANRIRDQLEKDEKDLPSYDEVMRMCNLTTPTAAAGGAGAPVTVPSQSPLGDPAAPIGIAALPAPPYSETDPHSPVAGAATVITMEPIEPSTSRAAQTPTSPASAAAPAAGYQRPDTSIVLAANVASV
- the LOC108076440 gene encoding uncharacterized protein isoform X6; this encodes MGAEMSSFSVVVLVIFIIMVFLVNAYRKAKRAGQERDNRARAVAERWTNARRNDRQGNVFSTEERPNNRYGDIFFIEPGSEEANRIRDQLEKDEKDLPSYDEVMRMCNLTTPTAAAGGAGAPVTVPSQSPLGDPAAPIGIAALPAPPYSETDPHSPVAGAATVITMEPIEPSTSRAAQTPTSPASAAAPAAGYQRPDTSIVLAANVASV
- the LOC108076440 gene encoding uncharacterized protein isoform X9 — translated: MSFVECYYFISFILIFLILIRAYVCPNHKWKCLCCVGYTRESESDRQGNVFSTEERPNNRYGDIFFIEPGSEEANRIRDQLEKDEKDLPSYDEVMRMCNLTTPTAAAGGAGAPVTVPSQSPLGDPAAPIGIAALPAPPYSETDPHSPVAGAATVITMEPIEPSTSRAAQTPTSPASAAAPAAGYQRPDTSIVLAANVASV
- the LOC108076440 gene encoding uncharacterized protein isoform X5, which gives rise to MYGKFWFLGFIVLIVMSLIVREIYLYIKLKVDEWNLRVYARLVRQEMMLRRAIEDRQGNVFSTEERPNNRYGDIFFIEPGSEEANRIRDQLEKDEKDLPSYDEVMRMCNLTTPTAAAGGAGAPVTVPSQSPLGDPAAPIGIAALPAPPYSETDPHSPVAGAATVITMEPIEPSTSRAAQTPTSPASAAAPAAGYQRPDTSIVLAANVASV
- the LOC108076440 gene encoding uncharacterized protein isoform X7, producing MEVFDIFYISLLCLLVTLLCYKSRKNLNSGEYDAQSYVAEGVSGSGSGFPDRQGNVFSTEERPNNRYGDIFFIEPGSEEANRIRDQLEKDEKDLPSYDEVMRMCNLTTPTAAAGGAGAPVTVPSQSPLGDPAAPIGIAALPAPPYSETDPHSPVAGAATVITMEPIEPSTSRAAQTPTSPASAAAPAAGYQRPDTSIVLAANVASV
- the LOC108076440 gene encoding uncharacterized protein isoform X4; its protein translation is MGDLSRWCEFSVLLVIFVVLVYFSISRYVSDKRRRRTRTLASPPLSRYSASYPSSPGVSSRFSWTADRQGNVFSTEERPNNRYGDIFFIEPGSEEANRIRDQLEKDEKDLPSYDEVMRMCNLTTPTAAAGGAGAPVTVPSQSPLGDPAAPIGIAALPAPPYSETDPHSPVAGAATVITMEPIEPSTSRAAQTPTSPASAAAPAAGYQRPDTSIVLAANVASV
- the LOC108076440 gene encoding uncharacterized protein isoform X1 — protein: MERISSSVLAYPRGSAGQPDARMNMSHIPPYLVFFFLAFVSCAITFCCLRFCIWVCFEARDTRTRQRRRRRHDRQGNVFSTEERPNNRYGDIFFIEPGSEEANRIRDQLEKDEKDLPSYDEVMRMCNLTTPTAAAGGAGAPVTVPSQSPLGDPAAPIGIAALPAPPYSETDPHSPVAGAATVITMEPIEPSTSRAAQTPTSPASAAAPAAGYQRPDTSIVLAANVASV
- the LOC108076440 gene encoding uncharacterized protein isoform X3 is translated as MDFFILYVGVFFIFFLIMPLAYLALQFLLWIILNKCCGTNPRGVFEDSGRRRRQRQRQRQRQPRVVAIDRQGNVFSTEERPNNRYGDIFFIEPGSEEANRIRDQLEKDEKDLPSYDEVMRMCNLTTPTAAAGGAGAPVTVPSQSPLGDPAAPIGIAALPAPPYSETDPHSPVAGAATVITMEPIEPSTSRAAQTPTSPASAAAPAAGYQRPDTSIVLAANVASV